From a single Eleginops maclovinus isolate JMC-PN-2008 ecotype Puerto Natales chromosome 20, JC_Emac_rtc_rv5, whole genome shotgun sequence genomic region:
- the snrpc gene encoding U1 small nuclear ribonucleoprotein C — protein sequence MPKFYCDYCDTYLTHDSPSVRKTHCSGRKHKENVKDYYQKWMEEQAQSLIDKTTAAFQQGKIPPTPFPGGPPPGGPPRPGMLPTPPMGGPPMMPMMGPPPHGMMPGGPGGMRPPMGGPMQMMPGPPHMMRHPRPMMMPVRPGMMRPDR from the exons ATGCCTAA GTTTTACTGTGATTACTGTGATACCTACCTTACACATGACTCG CCATCAGTGAGGAAGACCCACTGCAGTGGccgaaaacacaaagaaaatgttaaagatTACTACCAGAAATGGATGGAGGAGCAGGCTCAGAGCCTGATCGATAAAACAA CGGCTGCCTTTCAACAGGGAAAGATTCCTCCCACGCCGTTCCCTGGTGGGCCTCCTCCAG GTGGTCCTCCTCGGCCAGGTATGCTGCCAACACCCCCCATGGGAGGACCTCCTATGATGCCTATGATGGGGCCCCCACCCCATGGAATGATGCCCGGTGGACCCG GAGGCATGAGGCCGCCGATGGGAGGACCCATGCAGATGATGCCTGGACCGCCACACATGATGCGTCACCCCCGACCGATGATGATGCCCGTCCGGCCGGGCATGATGCGACCAGACAGATAA
- the ilrun gene encoding protein ILRUN: MEGTDMDVDAELMQKFSCMGTTDKDVLISEFQRLLGFQLNPAGCAFFLDMTNWNLQAAIGAYYDFESPNVNTPSMSFVEDVTIGEGESVPPDTPFTKTWRIQNTGAESWPPGVCLKYIGGDQFGHVNTVMVKSLDPQEISDVSVQMRSPTAPGMYQGQWRMCTATGLFYGDVIWVILSVEVGGLLGVTQQLSSFETEFNTQPQRNVQEDFNPFASPQKNKHDATDNSFRDPGGAWERTQEPIQQDQNGLSHNAVNRASNGLQTNLSVVTYGQGIHGPYPFGQS; this comes from the exons ATGGAGGGCACGGACATGGACGTAGATGCGGAGCTCATGCAGAAGTTCAGCTGCATGGGCACCACGGACAAGGACGTCCTCATATCCGAGTTTCAGAGGCTGCTGGGATTCCAGCTCAACCCAGCAGGCTGCGCATTCTTCCTGGACATGACCAACTG GAACCTGCAGGCTGCTATTGGTGCTTATTATGACTTTGAAAGTCCCAACGTCAACACGCCATCCATGTCCTTCGTTGAAGACGTGACAATCGGGGAAGGAGAGTCAGTTCCTCCAGATACGCCGTTCACAAAGACCTGGAGAATACAAAACACAG GTGCAGAGTCATGGCCACCTGGGGTTTGTCTCAAATACATTGGTGGGGATCAGTTTGGCCATGTAAACACCGTTATGGTAAAGTCACTAGACCCCCAAGAAATATCCGATGTGAGCGTGCAGATGCGAAGTCCCACAGCTCCAGGCATGTACCAGGGCCAGTGGAGGATGTGTACAGCCACCGGGTTATTCTATGGAG ATGTAATCTGGGTGATTCTTAGCGTAGAAGTTGGAGGTCTCCTCGGCGTGACCCAGCAGCTGTCCTCCTTCGAGACAGAATTCAACACCCAGCCCCAGCGCAACGTGCAGGAAGACTTCAACCCCTTCGCCTCGCCGCAGAAGAACAAGCACGACGCCACCGACAACAGCTTCCGAGATCCTGGCGGAGCGTGGGAACGCACACAAGAGCCAATCCAGCAAGATCAAAATGGACTGTCTCATAATGCTGTAAATAGGGCGTCAAATGGACTCCAAACCAATCTTTCTGTGGTGACTTATGGTCAG gGCATTCACGGACCCTATCCATTTGGACAGAGCTAG